In the Cylindrospermopsis raciborskii Cr2010 genome, TGGTTAAAAGTTCCCTATGGACTGTTATTTGGTTTGACCATCGGGATTATGGCATTAATTCCCTTTGGTGGTTCCGTAGGTATTGCCATCACCACCCTATTAGTTTCCCTCCAGGATATTTCCATGGGGGTGAGGGTATTAGCAGCAGCTGTGATAGTTCAACAGATTTTGGAAAACATCCTCGCTCCCCGTATCCTAGGTAACTTTACTGGGCTAAATCCTGTATGGGTATTGATTTCAGTGCTTACTGGAGCCAGAGTTGGAGGTTTGTTAGGGGTAATAGTTGCTGTTCCCTTTGCGGTAGTAATTAAAACCATTATTGGAGTGATTCGTTCTCCCATGGTGATTGACCAGACAAATCAGCAGTTGGATGAGACAGGTGAGCAAGGTTTAGCACCTGTAGAAAATAACTTACCCATGACCAGCTTGGTTAATCATCCTCATATTCAGCCCAAGAATTAGGTGTTTCCGACACTGCTACCTTGAGTTTCACCCCCGTTGGCAAGCGTCTTTTAGTTTCATCATAAATATATTTAGCAATCATTTCCGCAGTTGTTTCGTACTCAGGTGGTAAAACCTCATTTAGCACACAGTGATCTAAACCTCCCTGGGTAACATCCTTTTTAGCCCAGCGTAAACTTTTAAAATCAGCCACCATAACGGGATGGGGACAGTATTCTGAGCTATGGAGTTGTGATGATGTGACCTCCATTTTCACTCTATAAGTGTGACCGTGCATTCTCCCACAGGGTCCTTTATAATCTTTGATGTAGTGGGCACTGTCAAATGTAAATTCCGTAGATAATTTCCATCTGGGCATTGATTTGGCTTCCTTATTTATTACAAAGTTTATTACAACGGGAAACTAAAGAATTAACTATAACAACGAGCTAGTAATTAAATGTATGAGTAGATCAAAAATTATCGCAATTCTTACAGGCGCAATTTCTATCCTTTTAGCTATAGCTTACCTAATTGTAGTCCAGATTCTGGACTATCGGGATATGAAACCCGCTCCCACGGGGGAATTAACAATGCCAATAGCTACTCAAATGAGGTTCAATAATGGGGGTAGTCAGAACCTCAAGCAAAAATCAATGTTTATCATTGGAGAAACCAATATATAGAGCTATAAGAATAAGTTACATAAGATATCGCATATTGATCTACCTGGGTAATTCCCTTTTGCCAAACATAACGGTAAACTGAATCTAACGATAACAAAAGATAAACTCGTATTGTTTTTAGCTTGAGATCATTAGGGATCAACGCCTTTTTGTCTTCTAAGAATAATACTGTCGGTAAATATAGAGGTTAAATACATGTCCCAATACTTGCTAGAAACCGTTTGGTTGGTTCCTGGCTATGCTTTATTAGGTGGTCTTTTGGCATTACCCTGGTCTCCGGGGATAATTAAACGCACAGGACCAAGACCAGCTGGTTATGTCAATTTAATAACAACATTTTTGGCCTTTTTACATTCAGCAATTGCTTTTACAGCCACTTGGAACCATCCAGCTAAAGAAGTCTTCATTCCATGGCTATCTACCGCTGGGTTAAACCTAACCATTAATCTGGAACTATCTTCAATTACGGTTGGTGCCCTAGTTGTAATCACCGGATTAAACTTTCTTGCCCAGGTTTATGCTGTGGGCTATATGGAAATGGACTGGGGATGGGGACGCTTTTACTCCCTGTTAGGATTTTTTGAAGCCGGGTTATGTGCATTAGTTCTGTGCAATAACCTATTCTTCAGTTACGTGGTTTTAGAAATCCTGACCCTGGGAACCTACCTATTAGTAGGTTTATGGTTTAGTCAACCCCTGGTGGTAACTGGTGCAAGAGATGCTTTCTTAACCAAACGGGTAGGTGACCTATTCCTGTTGATGGGAGTTCTAGGACTATGGACATTAGCAGGAACTTGGGATTACCAAGATCTAGCCACCTGGGCACAGACAGCTAAAGTAGACCCCACCATTATCACCTTAGTTTGTTTAGCTCTAATCGCTGGACCCATGGGTAAATGCGCTCAGTTCCCCCTTCACCTATGGTTAGACGAAGCTATGGAAGGACCTATTCCCAGTACCATACTCCGGAACTCCGTAGTAGTTGCCAGTGGAGCTTGGGTTCTAATCCAACTCCAACCCGTATTTAGCTTATCACCAATAGCTTCCACCACCATGATTGCCATTGGTGCAGTTACAGCAGTGGGTGGTTCCCTAATTGCGATCGCTCAAATTGACATTAAACGTTGTTTATCCTATTCAGTTAGTACCTATATGGGACTAGTTTTTATTGCAGTAGGTACTCAGCAAGACGAAGCTGCCTTACTACTAGTCCTCACCCATGCTTTATCCGCAGCATTATTAGTAATGAGTACGGGGGGAATAGTTTGGAATAGCGTTACCCAAGATGTAACTCAACTGGGTGGTTTATGGTCACGGCGTCCAATTTCCGGTTTAGCATTCATTGTCGGAACTTTAGGTTTAATAGCTTTTCCTCCCCTGGGTAGTTTTTGGGCCCTTCTGAAATTGGCCGATGGGATATGGGCAAATCACCCTTGGTTAGTGGGAATTATTATTGCAGTAAACGCCCTAACAGCTTTTAGTTTAACCAGAGAATTTGGTTTAATATTTGGTGGTAAACCCAAACAAATGAGTGAACGTTCACCAGAAGCCATTTGGTTGATGGTTTTACCCATGATGGTATTATTTGGTCTGGTTTTACATTTACCACTAATCTTGCAAAGTTTATCCTTACTACCCAGTTGGACCGCATTACAAAAAGATGTGGCACTGCTGTTAATTTGGTCTAGCATTTTTGGTGTCAGTATTAGTGCTGTCATTTACTTGGGTAACATTCCCAAACCAATTGCCTTACCCTGGAAAGGCCTACAGAACCTGTTAGCTTATGACTTTTACACCCCCAAACTCTATAAAGTTACCATCATTTTTGGAGTTGCCCAGCTTTCTAAACTAGCTGACATTGTAGATAGATTTGTGGTTGATGGGATAGTGAATTTCGTGGGTTTATTCTCCCTTTTAGGAGGAGAAAGTTTGAAGTACAGCAACAGTGGACAAACCCAATTTTATGCCTTCACCGTCTTAGTTGGTGTTGCTGTTTTAGGAGCTTGGGCAACCTGGCCTTTTTGGAGTGTTCAATTTATGAATCTAGTTTTTTAAAAACCCGGATGACCAGTTTATAACCCATTTTTTAAACTCATATCCTACCCATCATTAAACTATGTTGAGCGTTTTAATTTGGTTACCCATCATTGGTGCTGCCATTATCAGTATCCTACCCGATACAATCATCCCTAAAAATAGGGTTCGACTAGTATCGTTAACTATTGCGTTTCTAGTTCTGCTATGGAACGCATTTATCCTGCTGAAATTCGACATCACCAATCCGGGAATGCAGTTTTCAGAATATCTACCTTGGAATGAAACCTTGGGTCTAGCTTATCAACTAGGTGTTGATGGACTATCAATCCTCATGTTGATATTGAACAGCTTGTTAACCTGGATTGCAATCTATAGCAGTAGCGAAAATACCGAACGTCCTAAACTTTTCTACTCCCTGGTTTTATTAGTTTCCGGTGGAGTTGCTGGTGCATTCCTAGCTCAAAACCTATTACTGTTCTTCCTGTTCTACGAACTGGAACTAATTCCCTTTTACCTATTAATTTCTATATGGGGGGGTAACAAACGAGCTTATGCTGGAATGAAATTCCTGATTTACACAGCAGTATCAGGAGCGTTAATTTTAGCCACCTTCTTAGGAATAGTCTGGTTAAGTGGTTCCCACAGTTTTACCCTAGATGCTGTGAAGACTCAAAACCTTTCTACAACCATGCAGATAGTTTTATTAGCAGGCATAATTTTAGGTTTTGGCATTAAAATTCCCCTAATTCCCTTTCACACCTGGTTACCAGATGCTTACGTGGAAGCATCTGCTCCCATTGCTATTTTACTGGGTGGAATCCTAGCGAAATTGGGAACCTACGGACTGTTAAGATTTGGATTTGGCTTATTTCCCCAAGCATGGAATGTGGTAGCACCCACATTAGCAATATGGGGAGCTATTAGCGCCATTTATGGAGCAGTAGTAGCCATTTCTCAAAAAGATATCAAGCGGATGGTAGCTTATAGTTCCATCGGTCACATGGGTTATATTTTGCTTGCAGCTGCTTCTGGGACTAAACTAGCTTTAGTGGGTGCGGTGGCACAAATGTTTAGTCATGGTCTAATATTAGCCATTCTCTTCCATTTAGTAGGAATTATCGAAGCGAAAGTTGGTACTAGAGAACTAGATAAACTGAATGGTTTGATGAGTCCAATTCGGGGACTACCCATTGTCAGTGCATTACTTGTTCTAGGGGGTATGGCCAGCGCTGGTATTCCTGGTTTAACGGGGTTTATTGCGGAGTTTATTGTTTTCCAAGGAAGTTTTTCTAGCTTCCCCATACCCACACTCCTATGTGTTGCATCCTCTGGTTTAACAGCGGTTTACTTTGTGATTCTACTCAACCGCACCTGTTTTGGTAAACTTAATAATGATCTTGCCTATTATCCCAAAGTAGTATGGGCAGAAAAAATACCTGCTCTAGTACTAGCTGGACTAATTATCTTTTTAGGAGTGCAACCAACTTGGTTAGTGCGTTGGAATGAAACTACAACTTCTGCCATGGTAGGTGCCATTCCCACAGCGGGGAAAATCATTATTTCCCAAGTAGAAACAAATCAGCATCAGCAGTAAACTAAACACTAATAATCCAGTTAAATCCAATTAACCAACATGGTACAAACAGTCCCCAAACCCACCAGTAAACTACCACCATCAACCCATGAATTTGCGGATATCATTCATCGGTTAGAAGCTGGTGGTTCCATGCTACCAGATACACCAGAAAACCTCATGCAAATCATTGGCATTTATAAAGCATACGCTGTGCCAATGGACTTCTATTGGAGAGATTTGCTATACATTGGTGAAAGAGTCTTTTTAAATCCCCTTCCTGCTTTTAAATACTTCCTACCGCAAGAATACTTAGACCTACATAATCATTATGCTGGAGACGATGCGGATTTAAGAATTTGGCGAGGTGAAGCGACAGCACATCCGGAACTTTTGGCATTCATGGAAAAGGGTGAAACCGGGAAAATACCCAAACTATTCCACCATTTACTCCATGACAGAATCAACATGGAATTTGCGGAAGCTTGTATGCAAGCCATGCTTTGGCATCGTAAAATGTATGCTCCCGTAAACCAATTTGATGCCTATTTAGACTCAGAAGAATATAAAGCTAATGCTGACCAAGCCATCAAAGCCTACTTTCGGAAAAACCTCCCCATGTTGGCACTTTATAAACTGTTCCCAGACATGTTTTTAGAACAGTGTCGGATGATGTCTTACTATGCCAACTTAGGACTGTTTTGGGAAGTAATGGCACCCGTATTTTTTGAAATGTCAGATATTTATGATGAAGGGGGTTTCTCCGGTGTTCCCGATGCCATGAATTTTCTGATAAATGGCATTTTTGCCATTGCTGGTCGTCCCATTTATCATCATGTTTACGTTGATGGCAAATGTTATGAAGTTATCCCCAAATCCAAAGGTTTCACTTGGTTATATGAAGGAGCTCTACCCTATGTAGAAGCTGTGTTTTACCGCACTGCACCATTTAGAGGAACAAAATCATATAACGCTCAAGCTGGACAAGTGCCAAATGACCAAAAAGACTTTCACTATGGTATTCTCTATGCTGATGTATTCCCCGTAGGAACTGCGGGTATTCCCCCCACCTTGCTGATGCAGGATATGCTGCATTTCCTCCCCCCCTACTTGGTAGATTACTATAAACAACATTGTCGAGGTGAGGATGATATGTTGATTCAGTTGGGAATTACCTTCCAGCGTTCCATGTACAATGTCACATCTGCTGTAATTCAAGCATTGAGAACAGCTCTTTTATATCCACTGGATGACACCAACCCTCGTCACTTGCAGGCAAATCGAGACTTCTTTGAATCCCAACTAAACCGTTTTACCCGTGTCGAATATGGAATGCGAGATGCAGCTAAATTGCGAAGCATTCAGAGTCCGAACTACAGATGAGAATAAAACACCGGGAATTGATTCCCG is a window encoding:
- a CDS encoding 6-pyruvoyl trahydropterin synthase family protein encodes the protein MPRWKLSTEFTFDSAHYIKDYKGPCGRMHGHTYRVKMEVTSSQLHSSEYCPHPVMVADFKSLRWAKKDVTQGGLDHCVLNEVLPPEYETTAEMIAKYIYDETKRRLPTGVKLKVAVSETPNSWAEYEDD
- a CDS encoding NAD(P)H-quinone oxidoreductase subunit F yields the protein MSQYLLETVWLVPGYALLGGLLALPWSPGIIKRTGPRPAGYVNLITTFLAFLHSAIAFTATWNHPAKEVFIPWLSTAGLNLTINLELSSITVGALVVITGLNFLAQVYAVGYMEMDWGWGRFYSLLGFFEAGLCALVLCNNLFFSYVVLEILTLGTYLLVGLWFSQPLVVTGARDAFLTKRVGDLFLLMGVLGLWTLAGTWDYQDLATWAQTAKVDPTIITLVCLALIAGPMGKCAQFPLHLWLDEAMEGPIPSTILRNSVVVASGAWVLIQLQPVFSLSPIASTTMIAIGAVTAVGGSLIAIAQIDIKRCLSYSVSTYMGLVFIAVGTQQDEAALLLVLTHALSAALLVMSTGGIVWNSVTQDVTQLGGLWSRRPISGLAFIVGTLGLIAFPPLGSFWALLKLADGIWANHPWLVGIIIAVNALTAFSLTREFGLIFGGKPKQMSERSPEAIWLMVLPMMVLFGLVLHLPLILQSLSLLPSWTALQKDVALLLIWSSIFGVSISAVIYLGNIPKPIALPWKGLQNLLAYDFYTPKLYKVTIIFGVAQLSKLADIVDRFVVDGIVNFVGLFSLLGGESLKYSNSGQTQFYAFTVLVGVAVLGAWATWPFWSVQFMNLVF
- a CDS encoding NADH-quinone oxidoreductase subunit M; its protein translation is MLSVLIWLPIIGAAIISILPDTIIPKNRVRLVSLTIAFLVLLWNAFILLKFDITNPGMQFSEYLPWNETLGLAYQLGVDGLSILMLILNSLLTWIAIYSSSENTERPKLFYSLVLLVSGGVAGAFLAQNLLLFFLFYELELIPFYLLISIWGGNKRAYAGMKFLIYTAVSGALILATFLGIVWLSGSHSFTLDAVKTQNLSTTMQIVLLAGIILGFGIKIPLIPFHTWLPDAYVEASAPIAILLGGILAKLGTYGLLRFGFGLFPQAWNVVAPTLAIWGAISAIYGAVVAISQKDIKRMVAYSSIGHMGYILLAAASGTKLALVGAVAQMFSHGLILAILFHLVGIIEAKVGTRELDKLNGLMSPIRGLPIVSALLVLGGMASAGIPGLTGFIAEFIVFQGSFSSFPIPTLLCVASSGLTAVYFVILLNRTCFGKLNNDLAYYPKVVWAEKIPALVLAGLIIFLGVQPTWLVRWNETTTSAMVGAIPTAGKIIISQVETNQHQQ
- a CDS encoding CO2 hydration protein, whose protein sequence is MVQTVPKPTSKLPPSTHEFADIIHRLEAGGSMLPDTPENLMQIIGIYKAYAVPMDFYWRDLLYIGERVFLNPLPAFKYFLPQEYLDLHNHYAGDDADLRIWRGEATAHPELLAFMEKGETGKIPKLFHHLLHDRINMEFAEACMQAMLWHRKMYAPVNQFDAYLDSEEYKANADQAIKAYFRKNLPMLALYKLFPDMFLEQCRMMSYYANLGLFWEVMAPVFFEMSDIYDEGGFSGVPDAMNFLINGIFAIAGRPIYHHVYVDGKCYEVIPKSKGFTWLYEGALPYVEAVFYRTAPFRGTKSYNAQAGQVPNDQKDFHYGILYADVFPVGTAGIPPTLLMQDMLHFLPPYLVDYYKQHCRGEDDMLIQLGITFQRSMYNVTSAVIQALRTALLYPLDDTNPRHLQANRDFFESQLNRFTRVEYGMRDAAKLRSIQSPNYR